The Amblyraja radiata isolate CabotCenter1 chromosome 1, sAmbRad1.1.pri, whole genome shotgun sequence genome contains a region encoding:
- the spr gene encoding sepiapterin reductase produces MAVRPSVKGTSLCIVTGASRGLGRALALGLSASLQPGSQLVVAARCGEALRELRDGAAAAGSGVDVCPVQADLSGDAGLREVVRAVQRQQQQHGAPDRLLIINNAGELLNPDPTLHPTGPLDNSMHEQARKETGDPELRKMFVDMHRQGQLLTCQESARKLLEILAKDEFESGAHIDYFDP; encoded by the exons atggctgTCCGGCCGAGTGTAAAGGGCACCAGTCTGTGCATCGTTACTGGGGCGTCCCGGGGTCTGGGCCGGGCGCTGGCGCTGGGTTTATCCGCCAGCCTGCAGCCCGGCTCCCAGCTGGTggtggcggcccggtgcggggaagcGCTGCGGGAGTTGCGGGAcggggcggcggcggcggggtCGGGGGTGGACGTCTGCCCGGTGCAGGCTGACCTGAGCGGGGACGCGGGGCTGCGGGAGGTGGTGCGGGCGGTGCAGCGGCAACAGCAACAACACGGAGCTCCGGACAGGCTGCTGATCATCAACAATGCCGGTGAGT tattgaaccctgACCCTACACTGCACCCTACAGGGCCCTTGGACAACAGCATGCATGAGCAGGCTCGGAAGGAGACGGGAGACCCCGAGTTGCGGAAGATGTTCGTGGACATGCACCGACAGGGACAGCTGCTCACCTGCCAGGAATCGGCACGGAAGCTTCTGGAAATCCTGGCAAAGGACGAGTTTGAATCGGGAGCCCACATCGACTACTTTGACCCGtaa